A genomic segment from Pectinophora gossypiella chromosome 27, ilPecGoss1.1, whole genome shotgun sequence encodes:
- the LOC126378964 gene encoding non-structural maintenance of chromosomes element 4 homolog A, with product MSSMNSTQLSRSSMGSHSRKMRYRAVLEDLSTLEDEAENERRMEKMEKAVNEVKALTEEGDIRERAEHPGEGYLDSRVLRATSDLAVRCSESISGNTNIYDKHELAQHIKENPDFWTFSLPLEAPPVSFLHGTFAPTPPELRPRAPRRRVERQQAAALKAPEKIDKLEKTDQASETVVMVKKFITSLWRQGGERPLSYFHVVMDPHSFARTVENIYHVSFLVRDGLISVQLDEEYGLPFITPLSTKQRDQRDISDENQFIVSIDMERWQELKDAFKIQQPMMVLKRKG from the exons ATGTCGTCAATGAATAGCACACAACTATCGCGGAGCAGCATGGGCAGCCATAGCAGAAAGATGCGGTACCGTGCCGTACTTGAAGATCTATCCACTTTGG AAGATGAAGCGGAGAATGAGAGGCGTATGGAGAAGATGGAGAAAGCAGTGAATGAGGTGAAGGCCCTCACTGAAGAGGGCGACATAAGGGAGCGGGCCGAACATCCAG GTGAAGGCTACCTGGATTCGCGTGTGCTGCGCGCCACCAGCGACCTGGCGGTGCGCTGTTCCGAGTCTATCAGTGGGAACACCAACATCTACGACAAACATGAACTGGCACAACACATT AAAGAAAACCCCGACTTCTGGACATTCAGCCTCCCCCTAGAAGCCCCACCTGTGTCTTTCTTGCACGGCACGTTTGCGCCCACGCCGCCAGAGCTGCGGCCGCGCGCACCGCGTAGGCGCGTCGAGAGACAACAGGCCGCAGCGCTCAAGGCGCCAGAGAAGATTGATAA ATTAGAGAAGACCGACCAGGCGTCGGAGACGGTGGTCATGGTAAAGAAGTTCATAACGTCGCTGTGGCGGCAGGGCGGCGAGCGGCCGCTCAGCTACTTCCACGTGGTGATGGACCCGCACAGCTTCGCCAGGACCGTGGAGAACATATACCATGTCTCCTTCCTCGTCAGGGACGGACTCATCAGCGTACAATTAG ATGAAGAGTATGGCCTCCCGTTCATCACGCCGCTGTCGACCAAGCAGCGCGACCAGCGAGACATCTCCGACGAGAACCAGTTCATCGTCTCCATCGATATGGAACGATGGCAG gaacTGAAAGATGCCTTCAAAATACAACAGCCAATGATGGTCCTAAAGAGAAAGGGATAG